The following nucleotide sequence is from Kineobactrum salinum.
TCAGTAGTCGTAGCGGTGAGCTGCGAACAGCGTCTGCGCCGCCAGCCAGACATCGCCGACCTCTCCGTTGCCCACCGGCTTGCCGTCGATTTCTACTACCGGGGCGATCTCCTTGCTGGAACTGGTGATCCACACCTCATCCGCGTCGGCCAGTTCCGAGCGCAGCACCACCCGTTCCCGTGCCGGGATATCGCTGTGCCGGTGCAGGATGTCCAGCAGCAGCAGGCGGGTGATGCCGGGCAGTTTCTGGTGATCCAGCGGCGGGGTGGCGACTTCGCCGTTGCGCACCACGAACACGTTACAGGCGGCGGCCTCGGTCAATTCACCTGTCTGATTGTAGAGCAGGGTTTCATTGTGACCCTTGCTGTGCCCGAACTGGTAGTGCATGACATTTCCCAGTAACGCAGTGGACTTGATATTGCAGCGGCGCCAGCGCAGATCCTCCTCGGTGGAGACCCGGTACCGGGTGGCGGCGGCCTTGTCCGCGGCTGGCGGCGGCGGGATTTCAAAGGCAAAGGCGTACAGCGTCGGAGAGACGTTGTCGGGGTAGGCGTGGTGGCGCCGTTCATCGGCGCCGCGGCTGATATGGAAATAGAGCCCGAGGTTGCCGCCGCCGTTGCGGGCGCTCAACTGCCCGGCGATTTCGCGCCACCAGGCGTGATCGACGCGGTGCTGAATCTGCAGTGCGTCCAGGCCTCCTGCATGCGATCCATATGAGGGCCGAAGCCGACCAGCTTGCCGTCGTAGGAGGGCACCACTTCGTAGATGCCGTCCCCGAACAGGAAGCCGCGATCCATCGGCGAGATGCGGGCTTCGCTCATCGGCATATACTCGCCGTTCAAAAATACTGTGCTCATAACATGATCCTGTTGCTGCAATAGAGTCGAAGTCAGGTGGCCGCTATCCCGCTCAGCTCGCGGAGCTGGCGAATGACCGCGTCGCCCTCCGTTGCTGGCATGCCATCCTCGGTCAGGGTGTTTGCCCGGGTTACGCCATCGACGCTGCCCCTGGCGGAGAGATACTGCAGTGTGGCCAGCGGCGAGAATTCGCCCAGCAAGTCGCGGCCGGCCCACAGGCCCAGAAAGGCCAGCAGGCCGTAGGCACCCCAGTTGGATACGTCTGCGACCAACAGTTCATCACAGGGCGTGACCGATACCCGGATGTCCAGCGCGGCGATTGCAGCGGCGATCTTGCCCATGCCGATCTCGTTGCCGCCATCGCCGATGGCGATGGTGGGACAGCTGGCCAGGCTCAGGTACGGATCGAAGACGCCGGCGCCGGCGCTGATATCTTCGCCGCGCATATTGTAATAGCGTCCGTCGGCCGTGAGACCGGGGCGTTCGATGGAGACCACGGCCGCCGGCTGCCACTGTGCCAGCCAGCGGCCGGCTTCGAGA
It contains:
- a CDS encoding aminotransferase class IV yields the protein MDALQIQHRVDHAWWREIAGQLSARNGGGNLGLYFHISRGADERRHHAYPDNVSPTLYAFAFEIPPPPAADKAAATRYRVSTEEDLRWRRCNIKSTALLGNVMHYQFGHSKGHNETLLYNQTGELTEAAACNVFVVRNGEVATPPLDHQKLPGITRLLLLDILHRHSDIPARERVVLRSELADADEVWITSSSKEIAPVVEIDGKPVGNGEVGDVWLAAQTLFAAHRYDY
- a CDS encoding glutamate cyclase domain-containing protein, whose amino-acid sequence is MMNEQALSEAIEDLLVARNPRNMRLARAALSPGYYLRAARALQVGNRCVLIGTGFPVAGTFETDGPVGAIALYQGLQALGADPVLACAAPLADVLAADYRVLPLSCNDVADSTLEAGRWLAQWQPAAVVSIERPGLTADGRYYNMRGEDISAGAGVFDPYLSLASCPTIAIGDGGNEIGMGKIAAAIAALDIRVSVTPCDELLVADVSNWGAYGLLAFLGLWAGRDLLGEFSPLATLQYLSARGSVDGVTRANTLTEDGMPATEGDAVIRQLRELSGIAAT